In Neorhizobium galegae, the following proteins share a genomic window:
- a CDS encoding flagellin produces the protein MTSILTNVAAMSALQTLRGISNDMESTQSRVSSGLRVGSASDNAAYWSIATTMRSDKGSLSTVQDALGLGAAKVDTAYSAMESAIDVVTEIKNKLVAASEPGVDKSKVQEEITQLQSQLKSIASSASFSGENWLQAEIGGTQNATTGIIQAGTEITKQLVGSFIRDSDGNVAVKTINVLLDEQNVLFDLSGGHGGLLDSNALNGFRAISFDDGTTNHKEYFGKINTSAIYSTTAQWKDIGGGVFMKGDTNGVYSSGSNGTYMIKVGGAYIDAVYTTKGYDFSAGATATTGIKYGTDVSVSDLDITKLEDYRDSSGVSYLGLGTKASDEDLMAALTSFVDGQLESMNSAASKLGAVSKRLDMQTDFISKLTDSFDKGVGRLVDADMNEESTRLKALQTQQQLAIQSLSIANSDSQNILSLFR, from the coding sequence ATGACTAGCATTCTCACCAACGTTGCAGCTATGTCTGCTCTGCAGACGCTGCGCGGCATCAGCAACGACATGGAATCCACGCAGAGCCGCGTTTCTTCCGGTCTGCGCGTCGGTTCTGCTTCCGACAACGCTGCCTATTGGTCGATCGCGACCACCATGCGTTCCGACAAGGGTTCGCTCTCGACGGTTCAGGACGCTCTCGGCCTCGGCGCCGCCAAGGTCGACACTGCCTATTCCGCCATGGAATCGGCTATCGACGTCGTCACCGAAATCAAGAACAAGCTGGTTGCAGCTTCCGAACCGGGCGTCGACAAGTCCAAGGTCCAGGAAGAAATCACCCAGCTGCAGAGCCAGCTGAAGAGCATCGCTTCTTCTGCTTCGTTCTCCGGCGAAAACTGGCTCCAGGCCGAAATCGGCGGCACTCAGAACGCCACCACCGGCATCATCCAGGCCGGCACTGAGATCACCAAGCAGCTCGTCGGTTCGTTCATCCGCGATAGCGACGGCAATGTAGCTGTCAAGACCATCAACGTCCTCCTCGACGAACAGAACGTCCTGTTCGACCTGAGCGGTGGCCACGGCGGTCTTCTCGACAGCAACGCCCTCAACGGTTTCCGCGCCATCAGCTTCGACGACGGCACGACCAACCACAAGGAATATTTCGGCAAGATCAACACGTCGGCGATCTACTCGACCACTGCCCAGTGGAAGGACATCGGCGGCGGCGTGTTCATGAAGGGCGATACCAACGGCGTCTACTCTTCGGGCTCCAACGGTACCTACATGATCAAGGTTGGCGGCGCCTACATCGACGCTGTCTACACCACCAAGGGTTACGACTTCTCGGCTGGTGCGACCGCAACGACCGGTATCAAGTACGGCACGGACGTCTCGGTTTCCGACCTCGACATCACCAAGCTCGAAGACTACCGCGACTCCAGCGGTGTCAGCTATCTCGGCCTAGGCACCAAGGCCAGTGACGAAGACCTCATGGCGGCACTGACCTCGTTCGTCGACGGTCAGCTGGAATCGATGAACAGCGCTGCCTCCAAGCTCGGCGCCGTATCGAAGCGCCTCGACATGCAGACGGACTTCATCTCCAAGCTGACGGACTCCTTCGACAAGGGTGTCGGCCGACTGGTGGATGCGGACATGAACGAGGAGTCGACCAGGCTCAAGGCACTGCAGACCCAGCAGCAGCTGGCGATCCAGTCGCTCTCGATTGCCAACTCCGACTCGCAGAACATCCTGTCGCTGTTCCGTTAA